One segment of Rhodopirellula baltica SH 1 DNA contains the following:
- a CDS encoding SDR family oxidoreductase translates to MSNSLLIVGCGYLGRRVGRLAQRAGWQIHATTRSRFETLAAEGFHPIAFDWNDSRTFDRLPTTTHVLIAVAYDRHSRVDRYASQVDGLARLIRHLDNGRPTDQSADVCYISTTGVYHQTGGVWVDETSPTHPTREGGKAHLAAEAKLRSLRVGRPTTTLRLAGIYGPDRVPRAADVIAERPIASPPHGHLNLIHVDDAATAVMNSFDNQRFASRARSPLYVVADDEPVVRREFYREIARATRSAEPTFVDPAADSGVRFRSETDKRIWNRRVRRDLLPQMRYPTYREGLRDVLENNVSNEA, encoded by the coding sequence ATGTCGAATTCGTTGCTCATCGTCGGTTGCGGTTACTTGGGTCGACGAGTGGGCCGGTTGGCTCAGCGAGCCGGGTGGCAAATTCACGCGACAACTCGCAGTCGTTTCGAAACTTTGGCGGCCGAAGGCTTTCACCCCATCGCGTTTGACTGGAACGATTCACGCACCTTCGATCGCCTGCCGACGACGACACACGTATTGATCGCCGTCGCATACGATCGACACAGCCGAGTGGACCGATACGCATCCCAAGTCGATGGTCTGGCGCGACTGATTCGGCACTTGGACAATGGTCGCCCAACCGACCAATCCGCCGATGTGTGTTACATCAGCACGACCGGTGTCTATCATCAAACCGGCGGCGTTTGGGTTGACGAAACTTCGCCCACGCATCCAACACGCGAAGGCGGCAAAGCTCATTTGGCAGCAGAGGCCAAGTTGCGTTCACTCCGAGTCGGCCGCCCAACGACAACACTTCGTCTGGCAGGCATCTACGGCCCCGATCGAGTCCCTCGGGCCGCCGATGTGATTGCCGAACGTCCGATCGCGTCGCCACCACATGGGCACCTGAATTTGATTCACGTCGACGATGCCGCGACCGCCGTGATGAACAGTTTCGACAACCAACGTTTTGCATCGCGTGCCCGATCACCGCTTTATGTTGTCGCGGACGACGAACCTGTTGTGCGTCGAGAGTTCTACCGAGAGATCGCACGTGCGACACGTTCGGCGGAACCGACGTTCGTGGATCCGGCGGCGGATTCAGGGGTTCGCTTTCGAAGTGAAACGGACAAGCGAATTTGGAACCGTCGCGTTCGACGCGACTTGCTTCCGCAGATGCGCTACCCAACCTATCGCGAAGGTCTTCGCGATGTGCTGGAAAACAACGTTTCGAATGAAGCTTGA
- a CDS encoding iron-sulfur cluster transporter — MPTIESATADPMYLVVLGLAAGYSCLGLVVLYGVLSSKGKAREERLRELRATRQAKRLSSRNQLANNDSRKTNADTEEIRLLRSELARFIQVSASITNESQNLHLEVAALRMRIETLENELAEHLEVHNQIDSVKPNAYPTQHANDSSKLPANDNSTPFESATVDLATASKSANGSSVPTTIALVHPTPPESHGETRDENGIPIRQHDELGLLYMSRPKSPDDLTQIWGIRSVQQTELQEHGIFYHHQIAAWSSEQIGHFDNWMNLGGRIQSELWVPQAIRLTRQNAGKKASKKKQKRRQRRAA, encoded by the coding sequence ATGCCCACGATCGAATCCGCAACTGCCGATCCGATGTACCTCGTGGTGCTGGGATTGGCCGCTGGATACTCGTGCTTGGGACTCGTCGTTCTCTATGGGGTGCTATCCAGCAAAGGCAAAGCTCGCGAAGAACGCCTGCGGGAACTGCGAGCGACGAGACAAGCCAAGCGTCTATCAAGCCGAAACCAATTGGCCAACAATGATTCACGCAAGACAAACGCGGACACAGAAGAGATTCGTTTGCTTCGTTCCGAACTAGCCAGGTTCATCCAGGTCTCCGCTTCGATCACGAACGAGTCCCAAAACCTGCATTTGGAAGTCGCCGCGCTGCGCATGCGAATCGAAACGCTCGAAAACGAATTGGCAGAGCATCTGGAAGTTCACAACCAAATCGATTCGGTCAAACCGAACGCTTACCCAACGCAGCACGCCAACGACTCGTCAAAGTTGCCCGCCAACGACAACTCCACACCGTTCGAATCGGCGACGGTCGATTTGGCGACGGCATCGAAATCGGCAAATGGATCCTCCGTGCCGACCACGATTGCACTCGTCCATCCCACGCCGCCAGAATCGCACGGCGAAACCCGAGATGAAAACGGTATTCCAATTCGGCAACACGACGAACTTGGACTGCTATATATGTCGCGTCCAAAATCACCCGACGATCTGACTCAAATCTGGGGAATCAGATCGGTTCAGCAAACCGAATTGCAAGAACACGGAATTTTCTACCACCATCAAATTGCAGCGTGGTCGTCCGAGCAAATCGGCCATTTTGACAATTGGATGAACTTGGGCGGACGGATCCAGAGCGAGTTGTGGGTTCCTCAAGCCATTCGCCTGACACGCCAAAACGCCGGAAAAAAGGCGTCAAAGAAGAAGCAGAAGCGTCGCCAGCGGCGTGCTGCCTGA
- a CDS encoding S1C family serine protease has protein sequence MNHAMPFHDTLGLRLVASCFLFALAMPHPVSPAQIVNGVPSAIGGPPPLPPGATLVPPRQSSPGAISGQSSYGAAPDITSQRLIPPGSINQNAFVEESASDAFDSRSGGTFIEPPTELRRLISDGGVPTSLDQLRSLQRQQQNVAKAAEACTVSVQIGPAQGCGVIITPSGYVLTAAHVAMRPGKSAMLTLNDGRTVSAKTLGMNRGVDAGLMKIDPGQNARDSAGREIGWPHASLGTSENLKSGMWCIATGHPGGYEAERGMVTRVGRILAVYPDRIVTDCALIGGDSGGPLFDLSGKLIAVHSRIGNDVADNLHVPIDHYNEHWDRMQSGSAWGYLPGFRPVLGVRGNSEGGIANVVRVGPGSPADQGGIRAGDQVITFGEVDITDFESLKAAVSDTMPGERVKIWLRRDGQPVKVIVEIGRGD, from the coding sequence ATGAATCACGCGATGCCATTTCACGACACGCTCGGACTGAGGCTGGTTGCCAGTTGTTTTCTGTTCGCTCTGGCGATGCCCCACCCAGTGAGTCCCGCGCAGATCGTCAACGGAGTTCCGTCGGCAATCGGCGGTCCACCTCCGTTGCCACCCGGTGCGACCTTGGTGCCTCCGCGGCAAAGTTCGCCTGGGGCGATCTCGGGACAAAGTTCTTACGGAGCCGCTCCGGACATCACTTCGCAAAGGTTGATCCCGCCTGGATCAATCAATCAAAATGCTTTTGTTGAAGAATCCGCTTCGGACGCTTTCGACAGTCGATCAGGTGGCACTTTCATCGAGCCGCCAACGGAACTGCGGCGATTGATTTCGGATGGTGGAGTGCCAACATCGTTGGATCAATTGCGTTCGCTGCAGCGGCAACAACAAAATGTCGCCAAGGCGGCCGAAGCATGCACGGTCAGTGTGCAAATTGGACCGGCTCAAGGTTGCGGCGTGATCATCACTCCGAGCGGCTACGTTTTGACCGCCGCCCACGTGGCGATGCGTCCGGGCAAGTCCGCTATGTTGACGCTCAATGACGGTCGGACGGTATCCGCGAAAACGTTGGGGATGAATCGTGGTGTTGATGCGGGTTTGATGAAAATCGATCCCGGGCAAAACGCTCGCGACTCGGCCGGACGCGAGATCGGATGGCCACACGCGTCGCTCGGCACCAGCGAGAACCTCAAATCGGGAATGTGGTGCATCGCGACGGGGCATCCCGGTGGTTACGAAGCCGAACGAGGCATGGTGACTCGGGTTGGCCGCATCTTGGCCGTGTACCCAGATCGAATTGTGACGGATTGTGCGCTGATCGGTGGTGATTCCGGTGGACCGTTGTTTGATCTGTCTGGCAAACTGATCGCCGTGCACAGTCGAATTGGGAATGATGTCGCCGACAACTTGCATGTTCCCATCGATCACTACAATGAACACTGGGACCGGATGCAGAGCGGCAGTGCCTGGGGCTATCTTCCGGGCTTTCGTCCGGTGCTGGGCGTTCGTGGAAACAGCGAAGGTGGGATCGCCAACGTTGTTCGAGTCGGTCCGGGATCGCCGGCCGACCAAGGTGGCATTCGAGCGGGTGATCAAGTCATCACGTTCGGCGAAGTGGATATCACCGATTTTGAATCATTGAAGGCTGCGGTCTCAGACACGATGCCGGGTGAACGAGTGAAGATTTGGCTGCGACGTGACGGCCAACCTGTGAAAGTGATTGTGGAGATTGGCCGTGGCGATTGA
- a CDS encoding proline racemase family protein has translation MMLPARVRVLDSHTGGEPTRMVIGMEETLIGQTMAERRLYLRENFQALGAPIVNEPRGNDIIVGAWMCTPVDPSCFAGVVFFNNVGVLQMCGHATIGVIATLAWQGVLPPGIHRLETPVGIIEIELHSDGKTVSFENVASERYRSAVRVEVPVSPSLENSFVIGDIAYGGNWFYLVDDHGLELEVSNVSQLMATTLSIKAALIEQGITGENGDEIDHVELVGPSKKADAKNFVLCPGNAYDRSPCGTGTSAKVACLAAAGKLKAGETFRQESITGSCFEATYRINDSGAVIPKLTGSAEVIAETTLLFERE, from the coding sequence ATGATGCTGCCTGCACGCGTACGGGTGTTGGATTCTCACACCGGCGGGGAACCGACGCGCATGGTGATCGGAATGGAAGAAACGCTGATAGGGCAGACGATGGCAGAACGCCGCCTGTACCTCCGCGAAAATTTCCAGGCCTTGGGTGCTCCGATCGTCAACGAGCCTCGGGGCAACGACATCATCGTGGGGGCATGGATGTGCACACCGGTTGATCCCAGCTGTTTCGCCGGGGTCGTTTTCTTCAACAATGTGGGCGTGTTGCAAATGTGCGGGCACGCGACGATCGGTGTCATCGCGACACTCGCTTGGCAGGGAGTCTTGCCGCCGGGGATTCATCGCCTGGAAACGCCCGTGGGAATCATCGAAATCGAATTGCATTCGGACGGCAAAACGGTCTCATTCGAAAACGTGGCGAGCGAACGTTACCGATCTGCGGTTCGCGTCGAGGTTCCCGTTTCACCTAGTCTCGAAAACAGCTTCGTCATCGGCGACATCGCCTACGGAGGCAACTGGTTTTACTTGGTCGATGACCATGGGCTGGAGTTGGAAGTGAGCAATGTCAGTCAGTTGATGGCGACGACGCTCAGCATCAAAGCGGCTCTCATCGAACAAGGTATCACCGGCGAAAACGGCGACGAAATCGACCATGTCGAACTGGTCGGCCCATCCAAGAAAGCCGACGCAAAGAACTTTGTGTTGTGCCCCGGCAACGCTTATGACCGATCCCCGTGCGGTACCGGCACCAGTGCCAAAGTGGCTTGTTTGGCCGCGGCTGGCAAACTCAAAGCCGGCGAAACGTTTCGGCAAGAATCGATCACCGGCAGTTGTTTCGAAGCAACCTATCGGATCAACGACTCGGGCGCCGTGATCCCAAAACTCACCGGATCAGCAGAAGTTATCGCCGAAACAACGCTGCTGTTCGAGCGTGAATGA
- a CDS encoding TadE/TadG family type IV pilus assembly protein encodes MEMAIVSTVLFTILISGIELTRVTMLRHSADHAAYIGARRGIITGATAENVEEVVQGHMDAIGIRDATVTVIPEEITEATTQVEVEVGVPLAMNTWISPELFGKKLKGRARLLTERAAMVMSQSMPTPPPPPPPPPEPEPEPEPNPEPEPQPQPNPDPEPTPEPEPEPPPPPPPPLL; translated from the coding sequence GTGGAAATGGCGATCGTTTCAACGGTCTTATTCACCATCCTGATTTCGGGCATCGAGTTGACTCGTGTCACGATGCTGCGACATTCAGCCGATCACGCCGCGTACATTGGTGCCCGTCGAGGAATCATCACAGGCGCCACTGCGGAGAACGTCGAAGAAGTGGTCCAAGGCCACATGGATGCGATCGGTATTCGCGATGCGACCGTGACCGTTATTCCTGAAGAGATCACTGAAGCGACGACACAAGTCGAAGTGGAAGTGGGCGTTCCTTTGGCGATGAACACTTGGATCAGTCCGGAGTTGTTTGGGAAAAAACTCAAAGGACGAGCTCGGTTGCTGACCGAACGTGCAGCGATGGTGATGAGTCAATCGATGCCGACGCCTCCGCCACCACCTCCACCGCCGCCAGAACCTGAGCCGGAACCAGAACCAAATCCTGAGCCGGAGCCGCAGCCTCAACCCAACCCGGATCCCGAACCAACTCCAGAACCGGAGCCGGAGCCGCCACCACCGCCGCCGCCACCATTGCTGTAG
- a CDS encoding VWA domain-containing protein, translated as MTLLKNQPKQRSGAVIVLLVIMLPVLLILAAYVINVAYVEAVTADSQVVTDAAVCAAGRVYIQTGDKNAALAAARDAAERNPVAGKVVPINMSDLEFGISLRESLDEGYSFQPLSDDDEFGNAVRLTTLSLSNSPQPVFSPLFPTMGTNLEIRPQRVAVSTQSTMDVALVIDRSGSMAYANDEAPDPYVNPAAAPPGWTYGDPVPPNSRWLDLVASVNAFNGFLADSPQYEKLCLATYSDNASRDCDLTHTYAEISNQLDAISYQFNGGGTSVGYGLEHGLAVLTDATHARKFAVRVMVLMTDGHHNTGKSPESMTYHLQNHGVTLFTITFSDDADQSRMSNLANACGGENFHATDASQLQNAFQKIAKKLPSLMTQ; from the coding sequence ATGACCCTGCTGAAAAACCAACCAAAGCAACGTTCCGGCGCCGTCATCGTCTTGCTGGTGATCATGTTGCCAGTGTTGTTGATCCTGGCGGCCTACGTGATCAACGTTGCCTACGTCGAAGCCGTCACCGCGGATAGCCAAGTGGTCACCGACGCCGCAGTGTGCGCGGCTGGCCGCGTCTACATTCAAACCGGCGACAAAAACGCCGCCCTGGCAGCTGCTCGCGACGCCGCAGAACGCAACCCCGTTGCGGGAAAAGTTGTGCCCATCAACATGTCCGATTTGGAATTCGGAATCAGTCTCCGCGAGAGTCTCGACGAAGGCTACAGTTTTCAGCCGTTGTCTGACGACGATGAGTTTGGCAACGCCGTGCGATTGACGACCTTGTCGCTTTCGAATTCACCTCAGCCTGTCTTTTCGCCCTTGTTCCCGACGATGGGAACCAACTTGGAAATCCGTCCTCAACGTGTTGCCGTCAGCACGCAAAGCACGATGGATGTCGCGCTCGTGATCGACCGCAGTGGTTCGATGGCCTACGCGAACGATGAGGCTCCTGATCCATACGTCAATCCGGCCGCCGCTCCGCCCGGTTGGACTTACGGCGATCCTGTTCCACCGAATTCGCGCTGGTTGGATTTGGTCGCTTCGGTCAACGCGTTCAATGGATTCTTGGCTGATTCACCGCAGTACGAAAAGCTTTGTTTGGCGACCTATTCCGACAACGCAAGTCGCGATTGTGATCTGACGCACACCTACGCAGAAATCTCGAATCAGTTGGATGCGATTTCGTATCAATTCAACGGTGGAGGAACCAGTGTCGGTTACGGGCTGGAACACGGGTTGGCCGTGCTGACGGATGCCACTCACGCTCGTAAGTTTGCGGTACGCGTCATGGTGTTGATGACGGACGGTCATCATAACACTGGCAAGAGTCCTGAGAGCATGACGTATCACTTGCAGAACCACGGAGTGACGTTGTTCACGATCACGTTCAGCGACGACGCCGATCAATCAAGGATGTCGAATTTGGCGAACGCGTGTGGAGGCGAGAACTTTCACGCCACCGACGCAAGCCAATTGCAAAACGCTTTTCAAAAAATCGCGAAAAAGCTGCCGTCTTTGATGACGCAGTGA
- a CDS encoding DUF481 domain-containing protein — protein sequence MNRIHSIKPIVFALAGWLVLSAGAQAQTVPSWQSGQPVFNGSGYELPKPPAATSPMPSVPKPTAVDSMGLPADAPGNGSSLNLNELPSGWNEEFGLSPAKLESPILDAPLPDSAIESASYSDVVASGQVVESPPLEEEVVSWYQRPWVWMTNGWTNHAEFGLDGSSGNSDTLALQTGLEMKRKTDRYTLALDFDYRQASANDVTTEENGRFNLDYDRLIKESKWSLFGKFGMEFDEFKSFDLRLNLNGGIGYYWIRNDKTNFVTRVGAGASKEIGSPDDSWIPEAVFGVEADHQLTSRQKLKGKLDFFPAFDDFSDFRLVTDLAWETLLSDSDNFSLRLSVTDRYDSTPQGALKNDFYYSALLLYKF from the coding sequence ATGAATCGAATTCATTCCATTAAACCCATCGTTTTCGCGTTGGCCGGTTGGCTGGTGTTGTCGGCTGGTGCGCAAGCACAAACAGTTCCGAGTTGGCAGTCCGGACAACCCGTGTTCAATGGGTCGGGGTACGAACTTCCCAAACCGCCCGCTGCAACATCACCAATGCCATCGGTTCCAAAGCCAACGGCGGTTGACTCGATGGGGTTGCCAGCCGATGCGCCGGGGAACGGTTCCTCTTTGAATTTGAACGAACTGCCTTCGGGATGGAACGAAGAATTTGGGTTGTCGCCCGCGAAGTTGGAATCGCCCATCCTGGATGCTCCTTTACCGGACAGTGCGATCGAATCGGCCAGCTATTCCGATGTGGTTGCCTCGGGGCAGGTCGTCGAGTCGCCACCGCTCGAAGAAGAAGTTGTCAGTTGGTATCAACGACCATGGGTTTGGATGACAAATGGTTGGACGAACCACGCCGAGTTTGGTTTGGATGGTAGTTCCGGTAACTCGGACACGCTGGCGCTTCAGACCGGTTTGGAAATGAAACGCAAAACAGACAGGTACACATTGGCGTTGGATTTCGACTATCGGCAGGCCAGTGCGAATGATGTGACAACGGAAGAGAACGGGCGGTTCAATTTGGACTACGACCGTTTGATCAAGGAATCCAAATGGTCACTGTTTGGAAAATTCGGAATGGAGTTCGACGAGTTCAAATCCTTTGACCTGCGTTTGAACCTGAACGGCGGTATTGGGTACTACTGGATTCGCAACGACAAGACAAACTTCGTCACCCGGGTCGGTGCTGGTGCGTCGAAAGAGATCGGATCGCCGGATGATTCTTGGATTCCAGAAGCCGTGTTTGGCGTCGAGGCGGATCATCAATTGACTTCGCGTCAGAAGCTGAAGGGCAAACTGGACTTCTTTCCCGCTTTCGACGATTTCAGCGATTTTCGTTTAGTGACTGATCTGGCTTGGGAAACCTTGCTCAGCGATTCGGACAACTTTTCGCTGCGTTTGTCGGTGACGGATCGCTATGACAGCACGCCACAGGGTGCGCTCAAGAACGATTTCTATTACTCCGCTCTGCTGCTCTACAAGTTCTGA
- a CDS encoding DUF6655 family protein — translation MRTTEELNAIQPGRKPSARPLKMLIGLGVMLALFAGCGTTKEHQATEQLLLSDAVDRSVSTIDFRPLSGEKVYLDTSYLRSVKATTFVNADYVTSALRQQVMAAGCYLQDSSAEADIIIEARIGTLGYDDHRVTLGVPENSAINSTVSLFPGSPNVPQIPEIAVARRDAREGAAKVAAFAYDRETREAVWQSGISQSRSTARDTWVMGVGPFQGGSIRDETRLAGSKLLRFGRRSTGSPPKVFSRPPVDYTAETRFDGGYPVLRDENQSMIGGGLLPGEPLPSVMATEMLAKDDAGDSTDVSEVENEASDEPTSKKAQPAEKIAAPPLKKKLR, via the coding sequence TTGCGAACGACCGAAGAACTCAACGCGATTCAACCTGGGCGAAAGCCTTCGGCTCGTCCATTGAAGATGCTGATTGGCCTCGGGGTGATGTTGGCGTTGTTCGCAGGATGTGGCACGACCAAAGAGCATCAAGCAACGGAGCAGTTGTTGTTGTCGGATGCTGTTGACCGGAGCGTTTCAACCATCGACTTTCGGCCATTGTCCGGTGAAAAGGTTTATCTCGACACGAGTTACCTTCGGTCGGTGAAAGCAACCACGTTCGTGAATGCGGACTATGTCACCAGTGCGCTGCGTCAGCAGGTCATGGCGGCCGGTTGTTATCTGCAAGATTCCAGTGCGGAAGCGGATATCATCATCGAAGCCCGGATCGGAACGTTGGGGTATGACGATCACCGAGTCACGCTTGGTGTTCCGGAGAACAGCGCGATCAACTCGACGGTGTCGTTGTTTCCGGGGTCGCCCAATGTGCCTCAGATTCCCGAAATCGCGGTGGCACGCCGTGATGCTCGTGAAGGTGCGGCCAAGGTTGCAGCGTTTGCTTACGACCGAGAAACTCGCGAAGCGGTTTGGCAATCCGGAATCAGCCAGTCTCGATCCACCGCCCGCGATACATGGGTGATGGGGGTCGGGCCATTCCAAGGTGGATCGATCCGGGATGAAACGCGGTTGGCCGGGAGCAAACTTTTGCGATTCGGACGCCGTTCAACGGGCTCTCCGCCAAAAGTTTTTAGTCGTCCACCAGTTGACTACACCGCAGAGACCCGATTCGACGGTGGGTACCCAGTTCTCCGCGATGAAAACCAAAGCATGATCGGTGGCGGGTTGTTGCCCGGCGAGCCTTTACCGAGCGTTATGGCAACGGAAATGCTTGCGAAGGATGACGCTGGTGATAGCACCGATGTATCGGAAGTCGAGAACGAAGCGTCAGATGAACCGACATCAAAGAAGGCACAGCCGGCCGAGAAGATTGCCGCGCCGCCGCTGAAGAAGAAGCTGCGCTGA
- a CDS encoding TadE family protein: protein MVTRNKSSHRSGIAVTELAVGLPLLLVVMMGTVEACTMIRLQQKMKMVAYEGARVGVLPEAKAENVEWQCDTLSADQRLNSIVVVMDPMDPTTLDSGEWFTVEIRAPFSDNALMGGWGFGNYDLSESVTLQKP, encoded by the coding sequence ATGGTCACTCGAAACAAATCATCACATCGCAGCGGAATCGCAGTCACGGAACTTGCCGTGGGATTGCCGTTGTTGTTGGTGGTCATGATGGGCACCGTCGAAGCGTGCACGATGATTCGGTTGCAACAAAAGATGAAGATGGTCGCTTACGAAGGCGCCCGCGTCGGTGTGTTGCCGGAAGCCAAAGCCGAAAACGTTGAATGGCAGTGCGACACGCTGAGTGCCGATCAACGGTTGAACAGCATCGTCGTGGTGATGGACCCAATGGATCCGACAACGCTCGATTCAGGTGAGTGGTTCACGGTCGAAATTCGGGCTCCTTTCTCTGACAACGCTTTGATGGGTGGTTGGGGATTCGGAAACTACGACTTGTCCGAGTCGGTCACTCTTCAAAAACCGTGA
- a CDS encoding DUF3467 domain-containing protein, which translates to MNSDTPSEPPFDGPPNDDDGAAGKPPGGDLPGGGQWGDGVPEGGQPADGQPGTPMPGNNPAAENPAVRARVPDHVAGGCFSTGAIVMTGPSEFIVDFLQTVGRPHRVAVRVVIPHAVMPQFVDALQKNLDLYKGRFGDPVMPTPTPNPNAEQRRPTPQEIYDDLKLPDEVLSGTYANGVMIGHGATEFGLDFLTSFFPQSAVSARVFLAAGQVPRLLDSLRGATKQLEDRRKGNEGNQ; encoded by the coding sequence ATGAATTCTGACACGCCTTCTGAGCCTCCATTTGACGGTCCACCCAACGACGATGATGGGGCCGCTGGAAAACCACCGGGCGGCGATCTACCTGGCGGCGGACAGTGGGGTGACGGAGTGCCAGAGGGCGGACAACCCGCCGATGGCCAACCCGGAACTCCGATGCCAGGCAACAATCCGGCCGCGGAGAATCCTGCGGTTCGAGCTCGGGTGCCGGATCATGTGGCTGGCGGTTGTTTCAGCACCGGCGCGATCGTGATGACGGGGCCGAGCGAGTTCATCGTCGATTTTTTACAGACGGTGGGACGACCGCACCGAGTCGCCGTTCGCGTTGTGATACCTCACGCCGTGATGCCTCAGTTCGTCGATGCACTGCAAAAGAATCTGGATTTGTACAAAGGTCGCTTTGGCGATCCAGTGATGCCAACTCCGACCCCCAATCCCAACGCGGAACAGCGTCGGCCAACGCCGCAAGAAATCTATGACGACTTGAAATTGCCCGATGAAGTGCTCAGCGGAACGTATGCCAACGGAGTCATGATCGGTCACGGTGCGACGGAATTTGGCTTGGATTTTTTGACCAGCTTTTTCCCGCAGTCGGCCGTCAGTGCTCGAGTCTTTTTGGCGGCTGGGCAAGTCCCACGTTTGCTTGATTCACTGCGAGGTGCAACGAAGCAATTGGAAGACCGTCGCAAGGGCAACGAAGGCAACCAGTGA
- a CDS encoding PDZ domain-containing protein: protein MAIDLRMTSWKRSLRRTFAVAVTAALVNVSLAGVVAAQEETSVPAWLQERLVERVMHRRDNGEMMQLVRPIAESVNDGVVGVICGGRPVSLGTVVARSSLHVGASVPTTDAYVITKRSELSNDPIRVRLRDGRMFPARVAAVRRRSDLALLVIERDSTGTLPMLRPVTLTSKVPTVGSFLISPDRTNRVIGLGVMGTGPRRVAYRGMLGVQLNPGGATAGAQVEQILPNSSASEAGLESGDRIIAINGQMQNNRDSVMSTLRMVFPGEIVQLTIVRDGDTKEVSAKMREASIVQESENDARVNGARNIRLSGFEEALQHDTVLNPDQCGGPLLNSDGNVIGINIARAGRVVSYALPSSLVTVEVSSMIAEAGGK, encoded by the coding sequence GTGGCGATTGATTTGCGAATGACATCCTGGAAGCGATCCCTGCGCCGCACGTTCGCCGTGGCGGTGACCGCTGCGTTGGTGAACGTGTCACTCGCCGGTGTGGTTGCCGCGCAAGAAGAAACATCGGTGCCGGCTTGGTTGCAAGAACGCTTGGTCGAGCGCGTGATGCATCGCCGCGACAACGGCGAGATGATGCAATTGGTTCGTCCAATTGCCGAAAGCGTGAACGACGGAGTGGTCGGGGTGATCTGCGGCGGACGTCCTGTGTCCTTGGGGACCGTGGTCGCGCGATCCAGTTTACATGTGGGCGCATCGGTTCCAACGACGGACGCGTATGTGATCACCAAGCGAAGCGAATTGTCCAACGATCCGATTCGAGTCCGTCTGCGCGATGGTCGGATGTTTCCGGCACGAGTCGCCGCGGTCCGCCGTCGCAGCGATTTGGCTTTGTTGGTGATTGAACGCGATAGCACTGGCACCCTGCCAATGCTTCGCCCGGTGACGCTCACGTCAAAGGTTCCTACTGTCGGCAGCTTTTTGATCAGCCCGGACCGCACCAATCGTGTCATTGGTTTGGGTGTGATGGGTACCGGACCACGCCGAGTTGCCTATCGAGGAATGCTTGGCGTTCAGTTGAATCCGGGTGGGGCGACCGCGGGCGCACAAGTCGAACAGATCCTACCCAACAGCAGTGCTTCCGAAGCCGGCTTGGAATCAGGAGACCGGATCATCGCGATCAATGGCCAGATGCAAAACAACCGCGATTCGGTGATGTCGACGTTGCGGATGGTGTTTCCTGGCGAGATCGTTCAGCTCACGATCGTTCGCGACGGTGACACGAAGGAGGTCTCGGCAAAGATGCGTGAGGCTTCGATCGTGCAAGAATCCGAAAACGATGCTCGCGTGAACGGTGCTCGAAACATTCGGTTGTCCGGATTCGAAGAAGCCTTGCAGCACGACACGGTTCTCAATCCCGATCAGTGCGGCGGACCTTTGCTCAATAGCGACGGAAACGTCATCGGAATCAACATCGCTCGTGCCGGACGAGTTGTCAGTTATGCGTTGCCGTCGTCGTTGGTGACGGTGGAAGTTTCCAGCATGATCGCGGAAGCGGGTGGGAAGTGA